One stretch of Comamonas testosteroni DNA includes these proteins:
- the ureC gene encoding urease subunit alpha, whose product MATMDRRAYAETFGPTVGDRLRLADTELIVEVEKDYTLAAGGYGEEVKFGGGKTIRDGMAQSQRTRDGTGTGPSGGGSVDTVLTNALILDHWGIVKADIGLRDGRIVAIGKAGNPDTQPGVSIIIGPGTEIISCEGNIVTAGGIDTHIHFIAPQQIEEALTSGVTTMIGGGTGPATGTFATTCTPGLWHMERMLQAADAFPMNLGFLGKGNASLPGGLHEQISAGAIGLKLHEDWGSTPAAISNCLDVAEDTDTQVAIHTDTLNESGFVEDTVAAFKGRTIHTFHTEGAGGGHAPDILKVVGEANVLPSSTNPTRPYTINTLDEHVDMLMVCHHLDAGIAEDLAFAESRIRKETIAAEDILHDIGAISMFSSDSQAMGRVGEVILRTWQTAHKMKLQRGALSGDGARNDNFRVKRYIAKYTINPAIAHGISHEVGSIEVGKWADIVIWKPAFFGVKPFCILKGGSIAMAAMGDPNASIPTPQPVHYRPMFASFGGAVARTSLTFVSQAGLATGIGQRFGLHKTLSAVKGIRNVKKQHMIHNDLAPHMEVDAQTYAVRANGDLLTCEPAVSLPMAQRYFLF is encoded by the coding sequence ATGGCCACCATGGACCGACGAGCCTACGCAGAAACCTTTGGCCCCACCGTGGGCGACCGCCTGCGCCTGGCCGACACCGAACTCATCGTCGAGGTCGAAAAAGACTACACCCTGGCCGCTGGCGGCTATGGTGAGGAAGTGAAGTTCGGCGGCGGCAAGACCATCCGCGACGGCATGGCGCAAAGCCAGCGCACACGCGACGGGACGGGAACAGGGCCCTCCGGCGGTGGCTCGGTCGACACCGTGCTGACCAACGCACTGATCCTGGACCACTGGGGCATCGTCAAGGCCGACATCGGCCTCAGGGACGGCCGCATCGTGGCCATAGGCAAGGCCGGCAACCCAGACACCCAGCCGGGCGTGAGCATCATCATCGGCCCGGGCACGGAAATCATCTCCTGCGAAGGCAATATCGTCACCGCAGGCGGTATCGACACCCACATCCATTTCATTGCCCCGCAGCAGATCGAGGAAGCACTGACCAGCGGCGTGACCACCATGATCGGCGGCGGTACCGGCCCGGCCACCGGCACCTTCGCCACCACCTGCACGCCAGGCCTCTGGCATATGGAACGCATGCTGCAGGCCGCCGACGCCTTCCCCATGAATCTGGGCTTTCTGGGCAAGGGCAATGCCAGCCTGCCCGGCGGCCTGCACGAGCAGATCAGTGCCGGCGCCATCGGCCTCAAGCTGCACGAGGACTGGGGCAGCACGCCGGCAGCGATCAGCAACTGCCTGGATGTGGCCGAAGACACCGACACCCAGGTCGCCATCCACACCGACACGCTCAACGAGTCCGGCTTTGTGGAGGACACCGTGGCCGCCTTCAAGGGCCGCACCATTCACACCTTCCACACCGAAGGCGCGGGTGGCGGCCATGCGCCCGACATTCTGAAAGTGGTGGGCGAGGCCAATGTGCTGCCCAGCTCCACCAACCCCACGCGCCCCTACACCATCAACACGCTGGACGAGCATGTGGACATGCTCATGGTCTGCCACCACCTGGACGCCGGCATTGCCGAAGACCTGGCCTTTGCCGAAAGCCGCATCCGCAAGGAAACGATTGCGGCCGAAGACATCCTGCACGACATCGGTGCGATCAGCATGTTCAGCTCCGACAGCCAGGCCATGGGCCGGGTGGGCGAGGTCATACTGCGCACCTGGCAGACAGCGCACAAGATGAAGCTGCAGCGCGGCGCCCTGAGTGGAGACGGCGCGCGCAACGACAACTTCCGCGTCAAGCGCTATATCGCCAAATACACCATCAATCCCGCGATTGCCCACGGCATCAGCCACGAGGTGGGCAGCATCGAGGTGGGCAAGTGGGCCGATATCGTGATCTGGAAGCCCGCCTTCTTTGGCGTCAAACCGTTTTGCATCCTCAAGGGCGGCAGCATCGCCATGGCGGCCATGGGCGATCCGAACGCCTCCATTCCCACGCCTCAGCCCGTGCATTACCGCCCGATGTTTGCAAGCTTTGGCGGGGCGGTTGCCAGGACTTCGCTGACCTTTGTATCCCAGGCAGGACTGGCCACCGGCATCGGCCAGCGCTTCGGGCTGCACAAGACCTTGTCGGCGGTCAAGGGCATACGCAATGTGAAGAAGCAGCACATGATCCACAACGATCTGGCGCCGCATATGGAGGTGGATGCCCAGACCTATGCCGTGCGCGCCAATGGCGATCTGCTGACCTGCGAGCCCGCGGTCAGCCTGCCCATGGCGCAGCGCTACTTCCTGTTCTGA
- a CDS encoding urease subunit beta, whose translation MIPGELLLDEGSHALNPGRHTLTLVVKNASDRPIQVGSHYHFAETNAGLDFDRAAAHGMRLNIASGMAVRFEPGQQRTVELVEIGGDRQIYGFRGLVQGVLPAVAGD comes from the coding sequence ATGATCCCCGGCGAACTGCTTCTTGACGAGGGCAGCCATGCACTCAACCCTGGCCGCCACACGCTCACGCTGGTGGTGAAAAACGCCAGCGACCGGCCGATTCAGGTCGGCTCGCACTATCACTTCGCCGAAACCAATGCGGGCCTGGATTTCGACCGCGCCGCCGCCCACGGCATGCGCCTGAATATTGCCAGCGGCATGGCCGTACGTTTCGAGCCAGGCCAGCAGCGCACGGTGGAACTGGTCGAGATCGGCGGCGACCGCCAGATCTATGGCTTTCGCGGTCTGGTCCAGGGTGTGTTGCCCGCAGTTGCCGGGGACTGA
- a CDS encoding HupE/UreJ family protein yields MKFNKLLATTAAAATALPLSALAHMGSDAGGHHHFLDSLGHAFAHPFTGADHLAAMLAVGAWSALTMPGLRTAWRAPAAFVALLVAGAVAGFAGLWVPGVEPMIAASVLVLGLLVLVQQKMPWGVAAALASVFAFFHGAAHGFELAGDSGLSAVGALVGIALGSATLHVAGMVLGHALMQRHQWAARFGGAATAALGAFMLTKLA; encoded by the coding sequence ATGAAATTCAATAAGCTCCTTGCCACCACAGCCGCCGCGGCGACTGCACTGCCTCTGTCAGCGCTCGCACATATGGGCTCCGATGCAGGCGGCCATCACCACTTTCTCGACAGCCTGGGTCATGCCTTTGCCCACCCGTTTACCGGCGCTGACCATCTGGCCGCCATGCTGGCCGTGGGTGCCTGGAGTGCGCTGACCATGCCCGGCCTGCGCACTGCCTGGCGTGCACCAGCGGCCTTTGTGGCCCTGCTGGTGGCGGGCGCCGTGGCCGGCTTTGCCGGCCTGTGGGTGCCGGGCGTGGAGCCCATGATTGCAGCATCCGTGCTGGTACTGGGCCTGCTGGTGCTGGTTCAGCAAAAAATGCCCTGGGGCGTTGCCGCCGCACTGGCTTCTGTGTTTGCCTTCTTCCATGGCGCTGCGCACGGCTTTGAGCTGGCCGGAGACAGCGGCCTGTCTGCCGTCGGCGCACTGGTGGGCATTGCTCTGGGCTCGGCCACACTGCATGTCGCAGGCATGGTGCTCGGTCATGCCCTCATGCAGCGCCACCAGTGGGCAGCCCGGTTCGGCGGTGCAGCCACCGCCGCGCTCGGCGCTTTCATGCTGACGAAACTGGCGTGA
- a CDS encoding DUF4198 domain-containing protein yields the protein MSVCRTRKDIIARILCTTAAAWLLCAHPVSAHNVWLEPDAQGGYVMQFGGHDGRTEAFDPAKLQRVHAYDLRGREVPSTVQNVQGGIRIKPDAGAALIAVELDNGYFSSTGAEGAMLPLPMDQNPGAVRGVHARKFHKTVVRWGAVMQKPLGQMFEVVPLQGQSPHAGQPLRLQVLLHGKPQSGVRLSWGERGSPTMTDAQGQATMTPAVGSNTLQAILRQPVQGDPMTTENSYEYLLRFAVH from the coding sequence ATGTCTGTTTGCAGGACACGTAAAGACATCATCGCGCGCATTCTGTGCACCACGGCCGCTGCCTGGCTGCTCTGCGCACATCCGGTCTCTGCCCATAACGTCTGGCTGGAGCCTGACGCGCAAGGCGGCTATGTCATGCAGTTTGGCGGTCATGACGGCAGGACAGAAGCCTTCGATCCGGCCAAGCTGCAGCGGGTGCATGCCTATGACCTGCGCGGCCGTGAAGTGCCCAGTACCGTACAGAATGTGCAGGGCGGCATACGCATCAAGCCCGATGCCGGTGCTGCACTGATCGCTGTGGAACTCGATAACGGCTATTTCAGCAGTACGGGTGCCGAGGGTGCCATGCTGCCTTTGCCCATGGACCAGAACCCCGGTGCGGTGCGCGGCGTGCATGCGCGCAAGTTCCACAAGACCGTGGTGCGCTGGGGGGCCGTCATGCAAAAGCCCCTGGGGCAGATGTTCGAGGTGGTGCCGCTTCAGGGACAGTCTCCCCATGCCGGTCAGCCGCTCAGGCTGCAGGTGTTGCTGCATGGCAAGCCGCAGTCTGGCGTGAGGCTGTCCTGGGGGGAGAGAGGCTCTCCCACGATGACGGACGCTCAAGGGCAGGCGACCATGACGCCTGCTGTCGGCAGCAATACGCTGCAGGCCATACTGCGTCAGCCTGTGCAGGGCGACCCCATGACAACCGAGAACAGCTACGAGTATTTGCTGCGCTTTGCCGTGCATTGA
- a CDS encoding urease subunit gamma, whose amino-acid sequence MELTPREKDKLLIFTAALLAERRMARGLKLNYPEAVALISAFVMEGAREGRTVAQLMSEGRSVLTRNDVMEGIPEMIPDIQIEATFPDGTKLVTVHEPIA is encoded by the coding sequence ATGGAACTGACACCACGCGAAAAAGACAAGCTGTTGATCTTCACTGCAGCCCTGCTGGCCGAGCGGCGCATGGCCCGCGGCCTCAAGCTCAACTACCCCGAGGCCGTGGCGCTGATCAGCGCCTTTGTGATGGAAGGCGCACGTGAAGGCAGGACCGTGGCCCAGCTCATGAGCGAAGGCCGCAGCGTGCTGACCCGCAACGATGTGATGGAAGGCATCCCCGAGATGATTCCCGACATCCAGATCGAGGCCACTTTCCCCGATGGCACCAAACTGGTCACCGTGCATGAGCCCATCGCCTGA
- the urtA gene encoding urea ABC transporter substrate-binding protein: MNRRGTLTTLAASMALGLGLTSQVLAADTIKVGVLHSLSGTMAISETVLKDTVLMAIDDINAKGGVMGKKLEPVVVDPASNWPLFAEKAKQLITQDKVAVVFGCWTSVSRKSVLPVFEQNNGLLFYPVQYEGEELSKNVFYTGAAPNQQAIPAVEYLMSKEGGGAKRFVLLGTDYVYPRTTNKILRAFLKSKGVKDSDIMETYTPFGHSDYQTIVADVKKFSTGGKTAVISTINGDSNVPFYKELGNAGLKAKDVPVVAFSVGEEELRGVDTKPLVGHLAAWNYFMSVKNPTNTAFIKQWGDYAKAKNIAGHKDKPLTNDPMEATWVGIHMWKQAVEKAKSTDTDKVIAAMAGQTFTAPSGFTLKMDEKNHHLHKPVMVGEIKADGQFSVVWKTKGPIKAQPWSPYIEGNDKKKDEPNGKSS, encoded by the coding sequence ATGAATCGTCGCGGAACCCTCACAACACTGGCTGCATCCATGGCTCTGGGCCTGGGATTGACTTCTCAGGTGCTGGCTGCAGACACCATCAAGGTGGGTGTGTTGCACAGCCTCTCGGGCACCATGGCCATCTCCGAGACCGTGCTCAAGGACACGGTGCTGATGGCCATCGACGACATCAATGCCAAGGGCGGCGTGATGGGCAAGAAGCTGGAGCCCGTGGTGGTGGACCCGGCCTCCAACTGGCCGCTGTTTGCCGAAAAAGCCAAGCAGCTGATCACCCAGGACAAGGTGGCCGTGGTCTTCGGCTGCTGGACCAGCGTGTCGCGCAAGTCCGTGCTGCCGGTGTTCGAGCAGAACAACGGCCTGCTGTTCTACCCCGTGCAGTACGAGGGCGAGGAACTCTCCAAGAACGTCTTCTACACCGGCGCCGCGCCCAACCAGCAGGCCATTCCCGCTGTCGAGTACCTGATGAGCAAGGAAGGCGGCGGTGCCAAGCGCTTTGTACTGCTGGGCACGGACTATGTGTACCCACGCACCACCAACAAGATTCTGCGTGCCTTCCTCAAGTCCAAGGGCGTCAAGGATTCCGACATCATGGAAACCTACACTCCCTTCGGCCACAGCGACTACCAGACCATCGTGGCCGATGTGAAGAAGTTCTCCACCGGTGGCAAGACCGCCGTGATCTCCACCATCAACGGCGACTCCAACGTGCCCTTCTACAAGGAACTGGGCAATGCCGGTCTCAAGGCCAAGGACGTTCCGGTCGTGGCCTTCAGCGTGGGTGAGGAAGAGCTGCGCGGCGTGGACACCAAGCCTCTGGTCGGCCATCTGGCCGCCTGGAACTACTTCATGAGCGTGAAGAACCCGACCAACACGGCCTTCATCAAGCAGTGGGGTGACTACGCCAAGGCCAAGAACATCGCGGGCCACAAGGACAAGCCTCTGACCAACGACCCGATGGAAGCCACCTGGGTCGGCATCCATATGTGGAAGCAGGCCGTGGAGAAAGCCAAGAGCACGGATACCGACAAGGTGATCGCGGCCATGGCCGGCCAGACCTTTACAGCACCCAGCGGCTTCACGCTGAAGATGGACGAGAAGAATCACCATCTGCACAAGCCCGTGATGGTCGGCGAGATCAAGGCCGACGGCCAGTTCAGCGTGGTCTGGAAGACCAAGGGTCCGATCAAGGCCCAGCCCTGGAGCCCGTATATCGAAGGCAACGACAAGAAGAAGGACGAGCCCAACGGCAAGAGCTCCTGA
- a CDS encoding gamma-glutamylcyclotransferase family protein encodes MTTILETSAEMAAPTSLHDASADWQGCGAVYVAVYGTLRAGGINDIARLRPGIACVGRTQLTGTLHDLGWYPGLRLQGSQTVLAEVYPMDAALEQAMDRIEGLWPEDLGEYAKRILTLPVMLTQGGQQSITLLVYEALPATVSAAPEIAVSDWLAWFEGKGMQHPDTEFQLNTAQNRK; translated from the coding sequence ATGACAACTATTTTGGAAACTTCGGCAGAAATGGCGGCCCCGACCTCTTTGCATGATGCGTCTGCTGACTGGCAGGGCTGTGGCGCGGTCTATGTGGCGGTATATGGCACTTTGCGTGCCGGTGGCATCAACGATATTGCCAGGCTCCGGCCAGGCATAGCCTGTGTCGGCAGGACCCAGCTGACCGGCACTTTGCATGACCTGGGCTGGTACCCGGGCCTGAGGCTGCAAGGCTCGCAGACCGTGCTGGCCGAGGTCTACCCCATGGACGCAGCGCTGGAGCAGGCCATGGATCGCATCGAAGGCCTTTGGCCCGAGGACCTGGGCGAATACGCCAAGCGCATTCTGACCCTGCCGGTGATGCTGACCCAGGGCGGTCAGCAGTCCATCACCTTGCTGGTGTACGAGGCCTTGCCCGCCACCGTGAGCGCTGCGCCGGAGATCGCAGTCAGTGACTGGCTGGCCTGGTTTGAGGGCAAGGGCATGCAGCATCCGGATACGGAGTTTCAGCTCAACACCGCTCAGAACAGGAAGTAG
- a CDS encoding LysE family transporter: MLMLFASAFVLGLVFNAAPGAVFAETVRQGVRGGYRPALAVQLGSLVGDASWALLGLAGIGLVMQVDALRWPIGLSGSAYLLWLSWDSWQAARTEHRLDVSTTAAATQKQALRRGMALSLSNPQNLAYWAAMGSALGAVGVTQPSASDYGLFFAGFMTSSLLWCFVCAALVDRLFRRAAAHWSRFTYRCCAALLLALALGTLRDLVGASPAALPPAAQQQPLR, encoded by the coding sequence ATGCTGATGCTGTTTGCTTCTGCTTTTGTGCTGGGCCTGGTGTTCAATGCCGCGCCCGGCGCGGTGTTTGCAGAGACCGTGCGCCAAGGTGTACGCGGCGGCTATCGCCCGGCACTGGCGGTACAGCTTGGCTCCCTGGTGGGCGATGCGAGCTGGGCCTTGCTGGGCCTGGCCGGCATTGGCCTGGTCATGCAGGTCGACGCCTTGCGCTGGCCGATTGGTCTGTCGGGCAGCGCCTACCTGCTCTGGCTGTCCTGGGACAGCTGGCAGGCCGCGCGTACCGAACACCGGCTCGATGTCTCGACCACCGCCGCCGCCACGCAGAAACAGGCCCTGCGCCGCGGCATGGCCCTGTCGCTGAGCAACCCGCAGAACCTGGCCTACTGGGCCGCCATGGGCAGCGCCCTCGGGGCGGTGGGAGTGACCCAGCCCAGCGCCAGCGATTACGGGCTGTTCTTCGCGGGATTCATGACTTCGTCCCTGCTCTGGTGCTTTGTCTGCGCGGCCTTGGTGGATCGACTGTTCCGCCGGGCTGCCGCGCACTGGAGCCGTTTTACCTACCGCTGCTGCGCCGCCCTGCTGCTGGCCCTGGCACTGGGCACATTGCGCGACCTGGTCGGCGCAAGCCCCGCCGCCCTGCCACCCGCAGCCCAGCAGCAGCCCCTGCGCTGA
- a CDS encoding urease accessory protein UreF: MTTPTEPLLALGAQSFLQLMWLASPALPIGGFSYSEGLEAAINAALVTTEAEAAGWLVQQLHLTQSRGDMAVIAQAMPAWKSADLARIASLNQWVRVTRETSELRLQTEQMGRSLTEWLKNRYADESVPLACVHWLAAQDACYPIAFSLAAQCTGATPRDALLAYAFGWAENMVQAAIKTVPLGQSAGQRILARLTSEIPAAVEYALALPDNARQAFSPMLAILSAQHEHQYSRLFRS, translated from the coding sequence ATGACCACGCCCACTGAGCCACTGCTGGCTCTTGGCGCGCAGAGCTTTCTGCAGCTGATGTGGCTGGCCTCGCCGGCCCTGCCCATCGGCGGCTTTTCCTACTCGGAAGGGCTTGAAGCGGCCATCAATGCGGCGCTGGTCACAACGGAAGCAGAGGCCGCCGGCTGGCTGGTGCAGCAGTTGCATCTGACCCAGTCGCGCGGGGACATGGCCGTGATTGCACAGGCCATGCCGGCCTGGAAGAGCGCTGATCTGGCGCGTATCGCCAGCCTCAACCAGTGGGTAAGAGTCACCCGCGAAACCAGCGAGCTGCGCCTGCAGACCGAGCAGATGGGCCGCTCGCTGACCGAGTGGCTGAAAAACCGCTACGCCGATGAATCCGTCCCACTGGCCTGCGTCCACTGGCTGGCCGCTCAGGATGCCTGCTACCCTATCGCCTTCTCGCTGGCGGCCCAGTGCACCGGCGCCACGCCGCGCGATGCACTGCTGGCCTATGCCTTTGGCTGGGCAGAGAACATGGTTCAGGCCGCCATCAAGACCGTGCCCCTGGGCCAGAGCGCCGGCCAGCGCATCCTGGCGCGACTGACTTCAGAGATTCCCGCCGCCGTCGAATACGCGCTGGCGTTGCCGGACAACGCAAGACAGGCTTTTTCGCCCATGCTGGCCATTCTCTCGGCCCAGCATGAGCACCAGTATTCTCGACTTTTCCGTAGCTGA
- a CDS encoding TonB-dependent receptor: MARTLLFWCMYKRALNRGVAQGLGATTRLGVLALGGTLWMASAVQAQTAEEGDKVLPEVRVNALVKGQALDESQRAFSVTEFRRDEIREQPRQEVESLWSQVPGMHVNHYQLSGVANGLVLRGFGGGGHGGDVAATLDGIPLNEAMSHADGYFDLNVVVPLELDKVNVYRGPVSVLQGNYNRAGLLELRTRRNGSYAEFEVSAGSHGMLDAQAALGRELEGGDQLNLATQHARGDGARPASRHERSTLSGTWKHHVHEKLDISLSGRWHEARGDSPGYLTEAQWRQDPQGKDRRVVADGADKHFGTLRLDAQYTLDADTRLLGFVYGTQQDFVRWFTRPRSATWMQREERYDRSVLGAGLNLGGKSLLSARELNWMLGLEQVRESTDYGYWDGLVDRRRTGPALDDRNTRLDNTAIYGQLGWQPAAWLQTTAALRWDHFDGRCRLLAAEAGGDECNRMQGRSHASPKLGALAQLDARTAVRASWSQGFALPSDFAKYALRNNDLHANVFRQSELGVEWKPSVHWLIDASLYRISSSHEIRNTAPGVYENLGATVRKGAELQFHWLPSRNWHVEWAYGHNRSEVTQNANAALLGRRVVAVPEYTSTLHARWMPRGDVTVHGLLRHVGRVPINASNTEWADSYRWLDLGLQYRLPASLARNARLSLWLRNAANTRYASTTTMIAGQRLVAPGAPRSVQLGLQFSL; encoded by the coding sequence ATGGCACGAACTTTGCTGTTCTGGTGCATGTACAAAAGAGCATTGAATAGGGGAGTCGCTCAGGGCCTGGGTGCCACGACAAGACTCGGAGTGCTGGCCTTGGGCGGTACGCTGTGGATGGCTTCAGCCGTACAAGCGCAAACAGCCGAGGAAGGCGACAAGGTGTTGCCCGAGGTGAGGGTGAATGCCCTGGTTAAAGGCCAGGCGCTGGATGAGTCACAACGCGCGTTTTCCGTCACCGAGTTCAGGCGCGACGAAATTCGCGAGCAACCCAGACAGGAGGTGGAATCGCTGTGGAGCCAGGTACCTGGCATGCATGTCAATCATTACCAGCTCAGCGGTGTGGCCAACGGGCTGGTGCTGCGCGGCTTTGGCGGCGGCGGCCATGGCGGCGATGTGGCCGCCACACTGGATGGCATCCCGCTCAACGAAGCCATGTCGCATGCTGATGGCTATTTCGATCTCAACGTGGTGGTGCCGCTGGAGCTGGACAAGGTCAATGTCTATCGTGGTCCCGTGTCGGTGCTGCAGGGCAATTACAACCGCGCAGGGTTGCTGGAGCTGCGCACGCGGCGCAACGGCAGCTATGCGGAGTTCGAGGTCAGCGCCGGCTCGCACGGCATGCTCGATGCCCAGGCTGCTCTCGGGCGCGAGCTGGAAGGCGGCGATCAGCTCAACCTGGCGACCCAGCATGCACGCGGTGATGGTGCGCGGCCCGCCTCGCGCCATGAGCGCAGCACCCTCAGCGGCACCTGGAAGCACCATGTGCATGAAAAGCTCGATATCTCGCTGTCCGGTCGCTGGCATGAGGCGCGTGGCGACTCGCCCGGCTATCTGACCGAAGCGCAGTGGCGGCAGGACCCACAGGGCAAGGACCGCCGCGTGGTGGCTGATGGTGCCGACAAGCACTTTGGCACGCTGCGCCTGGATGCGCAGTACACACTGGATGCAGATACCCGGCTGCTGGGTTTTGTCTACGGCACGCAGCAGGATTTTGTGCGCTGGTTCACCCGCCCGCGCAGCGCCACCTGGATGCAGCGCGAGGAGCGCTACGACCGCAGCGTGCTGGGTGCGGGACTGAATCTCGGCGGCAAGTCCCTTCTTTCGGCGCGCGAGCTGAACTGGATGCTGGGCCTGGAGCAGGTGCGCGAGTCCACGGACTATGGCTACTGGGACGGCCTGGTCGACCGCCGGCGCACCGGTCCTGCACTGGATGATCGCAATACGCGGCTCGACAACACGGCGATCTACGGCCAGCTTGGCTGGCAGCCAGCGGCCTGGCTGCAGACCACGGCGGCCCTGCGCTGGGACCACTTTGACGGCCGCTGCCGCCTGCTGGCGGCGGAGGCCGGTGGCGATGAATGCAATCGCATGCAGGGCCGCAGCCATGCCAGCCCCAAGCTGGGCGCTCTGGCGCAGCTCGATGCCAGGACGGCCGTGCGTGCCAGCTGGTCGCAGGGCTTTGCGCTGCCCAGCGACTTTGCCAAATACGCGCTGCGCAACAACGATCTGCATGCCAATGTCTTTCGCCAGAGCGAGCTGGGCGTGGAGTGGAAGCCATCGGTCCATTGGCTGATCGATGCCTCGCTCTACCGCATCAGCTCCAGCCATGAAATACGCAACACGGCACCTGGCGTGTACGAAAACCTGGGAGCGACCGTACGCAAGGGCGCCGAGCTTCAGTTTCACTGGCTGCCCAGCCGCAACTGGCATGTGGAATGGGCCTATGGCCACAATCGCTCCGAAGTCACGCAGAACGCTAACGCCGCACTGCTGGGCCGGCGCGTGGTGGCCGTGCCCGAATACACCAGCACATTGCATGCACGCTGGATGCCGCGTGGCGATGTCACCGTGCATGGCTTGCTGCGCCATGTGGGACGTGTGCCCATCAACGCCAGCAATACCGAATGGGCCGACAGCTATCGCTGGCTGGACCTGGGTCTGCAATACCGATTGCCCGCAAGTCTGGCGCGCAATGCCCGCCTGAGCCTGTGGCTGCGCAACGCAGCCAACACCCGCTATGCCAGTACCACCACCATGATTGCCGGACAGCGTCTGGTCGCGCCCGGTGCACCGCGCAGCGTGCAGCTGGGCCTGCAGTTTTCCTTATGA
- the urtB gene encoding urea ABC transporter permease subunit UrtB gives MKLLRKSWRLVWAAGLGSLLSFASHALTTEQAYAMAAADDSEQRVQAINQAVLAPDAQSDGGRLAAYLKALSDDEVRVSQGRAYVVSGDAVSDAVTGRPAQLPADAEEVVSNNYLRSVIDTAQAALALGSSDAQARRKAAEQLASEPDAGRLPLIEKALATEQDGQVRALLERSLAASLLGSDEVQQRLKAVEQLSRQQTPETQLLLNQRLSEESDPGVQKAIKTALAGIAEGLAWGDRLGAIFSGISLGSVLLLAALGLAITYGLMGVINMAHGELIMIGAYATYLVQVAFQRWLPEAWFGWYLVVAVPVAFLASALVGAVLERGVIRFLYGRPLETLLATFGISLVLQQTVRSLFGAQNVGVENPVWMSGGIALLPNLTLPWNRIAIIVFAFAVLAGVAFMIARTRLGLFVRGVTQNRAMASCVGVNTARTDTYAFALGSGIAGLAGCALSQIGNVGPDLGQNYIVDSFLVVVLGGVGQLAGTVYAALGLGVLSKLLEGWTGAVLAKIAVLLFIVVFIQKRPQGIFALKGRSAET, from the coding sequence ATGAAACTACTGCGCAAGTCATGGCGGCTGGTATGGGCCGCCGGGCTGGGCTCCTTGCTGAGCTTTGCCAGTCACGCGCTGACGACCGAGCAGGCCTATGCCATGGCGGCGGCAGACGATTCCGAGCAGCGCGTGCAGGCCATCAATCAGGCCGTGCTGGCACCCGATGCGCAGAGCGACGGCGGTCGCCTCGCTGCCTATCTCAAGGCGCTGTCCGACGATGAGGTGCGCGTGTCCCAGGGCCGGGCCTATGTGGTCAGCGGCGATGCGGTCAGCGATGCGGTGACCGGCCGGCCCGCCCAACTCCCGGCCGATGCCGAGGAGGTCGTCAGCAACAACTATCTGCGCTCCGTCATCGACACGGCGCAGGCAGCGCTGGCGCTGGGCAGCAGCGATGCGCAGGCGCGCCGCAAGGCTGCCGAGCAACTGGCCTCCGAGCCTGATGCGGGGCGACTTCCCCTGATCGAAAAAGCGCTGGCTACTGAACAGGACGGGCAGGTCAGAGCCCTGCTGGAGCGCAGCCTGGCTGCCAGCCTGCTGGGCAGCGACGAGGTGCAGCAGCGTCTGAAGGCGGTGGAGCAGTTGTCGCGCCAGCAGACGCCGGAGACGCAGTTGCTGCTGAACCAGCGCCTGTCCGAAGAGTCCGACCCTGGCGTGCAAAAAGCCATCAAGACCGCGCTGGCCGGCATTGCCGAAGGCCTGGCCTGGGGCGACAGGCTGGGGGCGATCTTCAGCGGCATCAGCCTGGGCTCGGTGCTGTTGCTGGCGGCGCTGGGTCTGGCTATCACCTACGGCCTGATGGGCGTCATCAATATGGCGCACGGCGAGCTGATCATGATCGGTGCCTATGCCACCTACCTGGTGCAGGTCGCATTCCAGCGCTGGCTGCCCGAGGCCTGGTTTGGCTGGTATCTGGTGGTGGCCGTTCCCGTGGCCTTTCTGGCCTCGGCGCTGGTGGGTGCGGTGCTGGAGCGCGGCGTGATCCGCTTTCTCTACGGTCGCCCGCTGGAGACCCTGCTGGCTACCTTCGGCATCAGCCTGGTGCTGCAGCAGACCGTGCGCAGCCTTTTCGGGGCGCAGAACGTGGGCGTGGAAAACCCCGTCTGGATGAGCGGCGGGATTGCGCTGCTGCCCAATCTCACGCTGCCCTGGAACCGCATCGCCATCATCGTCTTTGCGTTCGCCGTGCTGGCGGGCGTGGCCTTCATGATCGCCAGAACGCGGCTGGGCCTGTTTGTGCGCGGTGTGACGCAGAACCGCGCCATGGCCTCCTGCGTGGGCGTCAACACGGCACGCACCGACACCTATGCGTTTGCACTGGGATCCGGTATCGCCGGTCTTGCCGGCTGCGCCCTGAGCCAGATCGGCAACGTGGGCCCGGATCTGGGGCAGAACTACATCGTGGACAGTTTCCTGGTGGTGGTGCTGGGTGGTGTGGGGCAGCTGGCGGGCACCGTCTACGCGGCTCTGGGTCTGGGCGTGCTCAGCAAGCTGCTGGAAGGCTGGACCGGGGCCGTGCTGGCCAAGATCGCCGTGCTGCTGTTCATCGTGGTCTTCATTCAAAAGCGTCCGCAAGGCATCTTTGCCTTGAAGGGCCGGAGTGCGGAAACATGA